Proteins from a genomic interval of Streptomyces fodineus:
- a CDS encoding LLM class flavin-dependent oxidoreductase, translating to MYVGSFVLGAQFPGQGPGEALHRAVRSAEVTEAAGLDAVWLAEHHFVPYGTCPSAVTLAALLLGRTRRIRVGTAVSVLPTAHPVALGEQAALLHLTSGGRFTLGVGRGGPWVDLEVFGTGLAAYEHGFPESLDLLLRWLREPSVSASGERFAFREVPVVPRPSEALTDTPGPEVVVACTSPASVRLAAERGLPMLLGMHVGDEEKAEMVALWRRSARAAGRPAEEIAGAAHVSAGVCQLADRRTDAAETLLKAMPGWLKQGLEAHVTVDGRERTMRDPHAYTELLCGLHPVGTPRLAADRLAATSERTGISRFALLVEGSGDLAATEENLRRLGAEVLPQLR from the coding sequence ATGTACGTAGGAAGTTTTGTGCTGGGCGCCCAGTTCCCGGGCCAGGGCCCCGGGGAGGCCCTGCACCGGGCGGTCCGCTCGGCGGAGGTCACCGAGGCGGCCGGTCTTGACGCCGTGTGGCTGGCCGAGCACCACTTCGTGCCGTACGGCACATGCCCGTCCGCCGTCACCCTGGCCGCTCTGCTGCTCGGCCGCACCCGCCGCATCCGCGTCGGTACGGCGGTCAGCGTGCTGCCCACGGCACACCCCGTCGCCCTCGGCGAACAGGCCGCGCTGCTGCACCTGACGAGCGGCGGACGGTTCACGCTGGGCGTGGGCCGCGGCGGCCCCTGGGTGGACCTGGAGGTCTTCGGCACGGGCCTCGCGGCGTACGAACACGGATTCCCGGAGTCACTCGATCTGCTGCTGCGCTGGCTGCGCGAGCCGTCGGTGTCGGCGTCCGGCGAGCGCTTCGCCTTCCGCGAGGTGCCGGTCGTACCCCGCCCCTCGGAAGCACTGACGGACACCCCGGGACCCGAGGTCGTCGTCGCCTGCACCTCCCCGGCGAGCGTGCGGCTGGCCGCCGAGCGCGGACTGCCGATGCTGCTCGGCATGCACGTCGGGGACGAGGAGAAGGCCGAGATGGTCGCCCTGTGGCGGCGCTCGGCCCGTGCGGCGGGCCGGCCGGCCGAGGAGATCGCGGGCGCCGCGCATGTCTCGGCCGGGGTGTGCCAGCTCGCCGACCGGCGCACGGACGCGGCGGAGACCCTCCTGAAGGCGATGCCGGGCTGGCTGAAGCAGGGCCTGGAGGCGCATGTGACGGTCGACGGCCGGGAGCGCACGATGCGCGACCCGCACGCCTACACCGAACTGCTCTGCGGCCTGCATCCGGTCGGCACCCCGCGGCTGGCCGCCGACCGGCTCGCGGCCACCTCGGAGCGCACCGGCATCTCCCGCTTCGCCCTCCTCGTGGAGGGCTCGGGCGATCTCGCCGCGACCGAGGAGAACCTACGGCGGCTGGGCGCCGAGGTGCTGCCCCAGCTGCGCTGA